In Promicromonospora sp. Populi, one genomic interval encodes:
- a CDS encoding ABC transporter ATP-binding protein, whose amino-acid sequence MNLSIDAAAPRLHADAITVGYEKRVISRDLSVEIPDGSFTMIVGPNACGKSTLLRALSRLLAPKAGQVVLDGRVISDYRAKEVARVLGLLPQSSIAPDGITVSDLVARGRHPHQSLFRQWSPADEAAVQDAMAATGVSDLSDRLVDELSGGQRQRAWVAMALAQETPLLLLDEPTTFLDIAHQIELMELLADLNEQGRTLVAVLHDLNQAARYGTHLIAMRDGAVVAQGAPAEIVTAELVEEVFELPCVVVPDPVTGTPSITPIGRARERGPRPAHPQDGQQSSPAR is encoded by the coding sequence ATGAACCTCAGTATTGACGCCGCCGCCCCGCGCCTGCACGCCGACGCGATCACCGTCGGGTACGAAAAGCGGGTGATCTCGCGCGACCTGTCCGTCGAGATCCCCGACGGGTCGTTCACGATGATCGTCGGCCCCAACGCCTGCGGAAAGTCGACGCTCCTGCGGGCCCTGTCGCGCCTGCTGGCACCCAAGGCCGGCCAGGTGGTGCTCGACGGACGGGTCATCTCCGACTACCGGGCCAAGGAGGTCGCCCGGGTGCTCGGGCTGCTCCCGCAGTCGTCGATCGCGCCCGACGGCATCACCGTATCCGACCTGGTTGCCCGCGGCAGGCACCCGCACCAGAGCCTGTTCCGGCAGTGGTCACCCGCCGACGAGGCGGCGGTCCAGGACGCGATGGCCGCCACCGGCGTCTCCGACCTGTCGGACCGCCTGGTCGACGAGCTCTCCGGCGGGCAGCGTCAACGGGCGTGGGTGGCGATGGCGCTCGCGCAGGAGACGCCGCTGCTGCTGCTCGACGAGCCCACCACGTTCCTCGACATCGCCCACCAGATCGAGCTCATGGAGCTGCTGGCCGACCTCAACGAGCAGGGGCGCACCCTGGTGGCCGTGCTGCACGACCTCAACCAGGCGGCCCGCTACGGCACGCACCTGATCGCCATGCGCGACGGCGCGGTGGTCGCCCAGGGCGCGCCCGCCGAGATCGTCACTGCCGAGCTTGTCGAGGAGGTGTTCGAGCTGCCGTGCGTGGTGGTGCCCGACCCGGTCACCGGCACGCCGTCGATCACGCCCATCGGCCGGGCGCGGGAACGCGGTCCGCGCCCGGCGCACCCGCAGGACGGCCAGCAGAGCAGCCCCGCCCGGTGA
- a CDS encoding DUF1062 domain-containing protein, protein MVVPTRLPLICRRCHVCASERFRASGKFRVNANHKLIDAWLLAHCAVCEETAKLTVLERVGVRSIRPELLDQLHNNDPGLIVQVLQDPAVQHRNRITLDWDDAWHLDTGADNSRGTNRDTDGPDRPDHEVIDVSVRFGARIPVRPVRLIAEGCGLSRGEVERLLTQGKLISVDRLSGRRSSDFSFTLKR, encoded by the coding sequence ATGGTCGTACCCACTCGCCTGCCGCTCATCTGCCGCCGTTGCCACGTCTGCGCCTCCGAGCGCTTCCGGGCAAGCGGCAAGTTTCGCGTCAACGCGAACCACAAGCTCATCGACGCCTGGCTCCTCGCGCACTGTGCAGTTTGCGAGGAGACAGCAAAGCTCACGGTCCTGGAACGCGTAGGCGTGCGCTCCATCAGGCCGGAGCTGCTGGACCAGCTGCACAACAACGATCCCGGCCTGATAGTTCAGGTGCTCCAGGATCCGGCTGTGCAGCACCGCAACCGCATCACCCTCGACTGGGACGACGCCTGGCACCTCGACACGGGCGCAGACAACAGCCGAGGAACCAACCGAGATACCGACGGACCGGACCGCCCCGACCACGAGGTCATCGACGTCTCGGTCCGGTTCGGGGCGCGAATCCCCGTCCGGCCGGTGCGACTGATCGCTGAAGGGTGCGGTCTTTCGCGGGGCGAGGTCGAGCGGCTGCTCACTCAGGGCAAACTCATCTCGGTGGACCGGCTGAGCGGCAGACGCTCCAGCGACTTCAGCTTCACGCTCAAGCGCTGA